One genomic window of Dromaius novaehollandiae isolate bDroNov1 chromosome 23, bDroNov1.hap1, whole genome shotgun sequence includes the following:
- the MAP3K6 gene encoding mitogen-activated protein kinase kinase kinase 6 isoform X2 yields MEGPGKPPVAGSCWQDPLAVAGTVGRPVCGARGRPGGPRALSVVCVLGREPAACPALRSLRDACRDVRAQLHTVPFGTLALGDTGTLDRFYNADVAVVEMSDSICQPSLFYHLGVRESSSMTNNVLLCCHADLPSLQGLQEDICQKNSDLCGSYTFIPYVVTPQNKVVCCDASAMKCLTELFQPSFNTEGFFTPLAGRLAKLLEGIPTNPCGYFRETIRRDIRRARELYRGEQLSQELARIQQRLDSVELLSLDIIINLLLSYRDVQDYDAIVALVETLQALPTCDVAEQPNVRFHYAFALNRSGFIDAETRDRAFYWYSKAFDVEPSLHSGINSAVLLMAAGHRFETSAQLWQIGVKLNCLQGRKGSLEKLNYYWDVGFCLGAGILANDLSKVIQASEKLYKLNAPGWYLVSVMETFLLYKHFQRSPRVKSARQELADFWLGFLLEGCRPVVPARRCPVLVLALSKVLQPAQVAVQSGAEEPAVTLSLVCPSDETAVSSWTFAAAAIRGISICKRDERGCFLYVMHPAEDFQLYFPSQQHCRWFCDLVQSFLAEQAAGGEEVPSPTQPVLEYSYEYSETGERVVLGRGTYGVVYAGRCLSNQVRIAIKEIPERDSRYSQPLHEEIALHKHLRHRNIVQYLGSISQGGFIKIFMEEVPGGSLSSLLRSKWGPLKDNEPTIVFYTRQILDGLSYLHDNHIVHRDIKGDNVLINTYSGVLKISDFGTSKRLAGISPSAETFAGTLQYMAPEIIDQGPWGYGKPADIWSLGCTIIEMATGKPPFYELGSPQAAMFKVGMFKMHPEVPESMSDKAKTFILRCFEADPAKRATAAALLQEPFLAPAGTRRTRSQAVATAGDGPHGAAGDSPHSGHPGGDPEDTEGTQGCPSAAQGARAVGTAGSPLLPRSSSDTASSRSYLGAPEDSAGSDLSLRSSSPEESGDLFLLRKDSKRRATLHHVLTDEAPGIAAALEESQSAEGPRLGSEHIAQLLSCLRSYIQCPSQHRLRHDLLALQTRLRADGLSLRHLHAPLFNFQAAVKQVLRRHHIKPHWMFALDDAISRAVQATFTVLVRDLGTKASWLGGDSTKDTSDEDDPVPPRPASPGSHSRQDSPSSGLGTSSSTQTGAASSLLGPSALVAELHHLRMETGRLLRELAAKEQEWQRLVQRALCSTQEDAPASGWPQGDAGEAAIGAAPGNRGGAGSIAHPPATAEPPQGQADPLLVEWLQQHGADQATADTLLQHGFTLRDLLGCATRDDLFYTGIRRGAAYRLWAAILEHRRTLAQREAE; encoded by the exons ATGGAGGGTCCAGGGAAGCCCCCGGTCGCCGGGAGCTGCTGGCAGGACCCGCTGGCCGTGGCGGGCACGGTGGGCCGGCCAGTgtgcggggcccgggggcggcccggcgggccGCGGGCGCTGAGCGTGGTGTGCGTGCTGGGCCGGGAGCCCGCGGCGTGCCCGGCGCTGCGCAGCCTGCGCGACGCCTGCCGCGACGTGCGGGCCCAGCTGCACACCGTGCCCTTCGGCACCTTGGCGCTGGGCGACACCGGCACCCTGGACCGCTTCTACAACGCAG ACGTGGCCGTGGTGGAGATGAGCGACTCCATCTGCCAGCCGTCGCTCTTCTACCACCTGGGCGTCCGCGAGAGCTCCAGCATGACCAACAACGTGCTGCTGTGCTGCCACGCCGACCTGCCCAGCCTGCAGGGCCTCCAG gAGGACATCTGCCAGAAGAACTCG GACCTCTGCGGCAGCTACACCTTCATCCCCTACGTGGTGACGCCCCAGAACAAGGTTGTCTGCTGCGACGCCAGTGCCATGAAGTGCCTGACGGAGCTTTTCCAGCCCAGCTTCAACACAGAGGGCTTCTTCACCCCGCTGGCGGGCCGCCTCGCCAAGCTGCTGGAGGGCATCCCCACCAACCCCTG cggcTATTTCCGAGAGACGATCCGGCGCGACATCCGCCGGGCCCGGGAGCTGTACCGGGGCGAGCAGCTCAGCCAGGAGCTGGCCCGCATCCAGCAGCGCCTGGACAGCGTGGAGCTGCTCAGCCTGGACATCATCATCAACCTCCTCCTGTCCTACCGCGACGTgcag GATTACGATGCCATCGTCGCGCTGGTGGAGACGCTGCAGGCGCTGCCGACCTGCGACGTGGCCGAGCAGCCCAACGTCCGCTTCCACTACGCCTTCGCCCTGAACCG CTCGGGCTTCATCGACGCCGAGACGAGGGACCGGGCTTTCTACTG GTACAGCAAAGCCTTCGACGTGGAGCCGAGCCTTCACTCGGGCATCAACTCCGCCGTCCTCCTCATGGCCGCGGGGCACCGCTTCGAAACCTCGGCGCAGCTCTGGCAAATAG GCGTGAAGCTGAACTGCCTGCAGGGCCGCAAgggcagcctggagaagctgaACTACTACTGGGACGTGGGCTTTTGCCTCGGCGCCGGCATCTTGGCCAACGACCTGAGCAAAGTCATCCAGGCTTCGGAGAAGCTCTACAAGCTCAACGCGCCGGGCTG GTACCTGGTGTCGGTCATGGAGACGTTCCTGCTCTACAAACACTTCCAGAGGAGCCCCCGGGTGAAATCCGCCCGGCAGGAGCTGGCTGACTTCTGGCTGGGTTTCCTCCTCGAGGGCTGCCGGCCCGTGGTCCCCGCACGGCGCTGCCCG gtCCTGGTCCTGGCGCTCAGCAAGGTCCTGCAGCCGGCACAGGTGGCCGTGCAGAGCGGCGCGGAGGAGCCGGCGGTGACGCTCAGCCTCGTGTGCCCCTCGGACGAG ACAGCGGTGTCGAGCTGGACCTTCGCGGCCGCCGCCATCCGGGGCATCAG CATCTGCAAGCGCGACGAGCGGGGCTGCTTCCTCTACGTGATGCACCCGGCGGAGGATTTCCAGCTTTACTTCCCGTCCCAGCAGCACTGCCGCTG GTTCTGCGACCTGGTCCAGTCCTTCCTCGCCGagcaggcggcgggcggcgaggaggTGCCCAGTCCCACGCAGCCCGTCCTGGAG TACAGCTACGAGTACTCGGAGACGGGCGAGCGGGTGGTGCTGGGCCGGGGGACGTACGGGGTCGTCTACGCCGGGCGCTGTCTCAGCAACCAAGTGCGCATCGCCATCAAGGAGATCCCGGAGCGTGACAGCCG GTACTCGCAGCCCTTGCACGAGGAGATTGCCTTGCACAAGCACCTGCGGCACAGGAACATCGTGCAATACCTGGGCTCCATCAGCCAGGGCGGCTTCATCAAGATCTTCATGGAGGAGGTGCCGGGAG GGAGCCTCTCGTCCCTGCTGCGCTCCAAGTGGGGCCCCCTGAAGGACAACGAACCCACCATCGTCTTCTACACCCGCCAGATCCTCGACGGGCTGAGCTACCTCCACGATAACCACATCGTGCACCGAGACATCAAG GGAGACAACGTCCTCATCAACACGTACAGCGGAGTGCTGAAGATCTCCGACTTTGGCACCTCCAAGCGGTTGGCGGGCATCAGCCCCAGCGCCGAGACCTTCGCGG GCACCCTGCAGTACATGGCCCCGGAAATCATCGACCAAGGGCCGTGGGGCTATGGGAAGCCGGCGGATATCTGGTCCCTGGGTTGCACCATCATCGAGATGGCCACGGGCAAGCCCCCTTTCTATGAGCTGGGCAGCCCCCAGGCCGCCATGTTCAAG GTGGGCATGTTTAAGATGCACCCCGAGGTGCCCGAGTCCATGTCGGACAAGGCCAAGACTTTCATCCTCCGCTGCTTCGAGGCCGACCCGGCCAAGCGGGCAACGGCGGCCGCGTTGCTGCAGGAGCCTTTCCTTGCCCCGGCCGGCACCAGGAGGACCAGGAGCCAGGCGGTGGCCACCGCGGGGGACGGCCCGCACGGGGCGGCGG GCGATTCCCCCCACTCTGGGCACCCGGGTGGGGACCCGGAGGACACCGAGGGGACCCAGGGATGTCCCTCGGCCGCGCAGGGCGCCCGGGCGGTGGGCACAGCGGGCAGCCCCCTGCTCCCGCGCAGCTCCAGCGACACAGCCTCCAGCCGCAGCTATTTGGG GGCTCCCGAGGACTCGGCCGGCTCCGACCTCAGCCTGCGCTCGTCCTCCCCCGAGGAGAGCGGGGACCTCTTCCTCCTCCGCAAGGACAGCAAGCGCCGGGCCACGCTGCACCACGTCCTCACCGACGAGGCGCCCGGCATCGCGGCCGCCTTGGAGGAGAGCCAG AGCGCCGAGGGCCCGCGGCTGGGCTCGGAGCACATCGCccagctgctgagctgcctgcGGAGCTACATCCAGTGCCCCAGCCAGCACCGGCTGCGCCACGACCTCCTGGCGCTGCAGACCCGGCTGCGGGCGGACGGGCTGAGCCTCCGGCACCTCCACGCTCCCCTCTTCAACTTCCAGGCAGCG GTGAAACAGGTCCTGCGCCGGCATCACATCAAACCCCACTGGATGTTTGCGCTGGACGATGCCATTAGCCGGGCAGTGCAGGCGACCTTCACCGTGCTCGTGCGAG ACCTGGGAACGAAGGCCAGCTGGCTGGGGGGAGACAGCACCAAGGACACGAGTGACGAGGACGAcccagtgccaccgaggccagccAGTCCCGGGAGCCATTCCCGGCAGGACAGCCCCAGCTCAGGgctgggcaccagctccagcacccagACGGGCGCCGCGTCCTCGCTGCTGGGTCCCTCCGCACTGGTGGCAGAGCTCCACCACCTCCGCATGGAGACAGGCAG gctgctgcgggagctggcCGCGAAGGAGCAGGAGTGGCAGAGGCTGGTGCAGCGGGCGCTTTGCTCCACGCAGGAGGACGCCCCGGCCTCGGGCTGGCCCCAAGGGGACGCGGGGGAGGCTGCCATAGGGGCAGCCCCCGGGAACCGGGGAGGAGCGGGCAGCATTGCTCACCCCCCCGCCACGGCCGAGCCCCCCCAGGGGCAGGCGGACCCCCTGCTCGTCGagtggctgcagcagcacggcGCGGACCAGGCCACCGCGGACACG ctgctgcagcacggCTTCACCCTGCGGGACCTGCTGGGCTGCGCCACCCGCGACGACCTCTTCTACACCGGCATCAG GCGCGGGGCGGCGTACCGCCTGTGGGCAGCCATCCTGGAGCATCGCCGCACCCTCGCCCAGCGGGAAGCGGAGTGA
- the MAP3K6 gene encoding mitogen-activated protein kinase kinase kinase 6 isoform X1 produces the protein MEGPGKPPVAGSCWQDPLAVAGTVGRPVCGARGRPGGPRALSVVCVLGREPAACPALRSLRDACRDVRAQLHTVPFGTLALGDTGTLDRFYNADVAVVEMSDSICQPSLFYHLGVRESSSMTNNVLLCCHADLPSLQGLQEDICQKNSDLCGSYTFIPYVVTPQNKVVCCDASAMKCLTELFQPSFNTEGFFTPLAGRLAKLLEGIPTNPCGYFRETIRRDIRRARELYRGEQLSQELARIQQRLDSVELLSLDIIINLLLSYRDVQDYDAIVALVETLQALPTCDVAEQPNVRFHYAFALNRRNRPGDREKALSVLLPAVERREGAAPDLFCLCGRIYKDMFISSGFIDAETRDRAFYWYSKAFDVEPSLHSGINSAVLLMAAGHRFETSAQLWQIGVKLNCLQGRKGSLEKLNYYWDVGFCLGAGILANDLSKVIQASEKLYKLNAPGWYLVSVMETFLLYKHFQRSPRVKSARQELADFWLGFLLEGCRPVVPARRCPVLVLALSKVLQPAQVAVQSGAEEPAVTLSLVCPSDETAVSSWTFAAAAIRGISICKRDERGCFLYVMHPAEDFQLYFPSQQHCRWFCDLVQSFLAEQAAGGEEVPSPTQPVLEYSYEYSETGERVVLGRGTYGVVYAGRCLSNQVRIAIKEIPERDSRYSQPLHEEIALHKHLRHRNIVQYLGSISQGGFIKIFMEEVPGGSLSSLLRSKWGPLKDNEPTIVFYTRQILDGLSYLHDNHIVHRDIKGDNVLINTYSGVLKISDFGTSKRLAGISPSAETFAGTLQYMAPEIIDQGPWGYGKPADIWSLGCTIIEMATGKPPFYELGSPQAAMFKVGMFKMHPEVPESMSDKAKTFILRCFEADPAKRATAAALLQEPFLAPAGTRRTRSQAVATAGDGPHGAAGDSPHSGHPGGDPEDTEGTQGCPSAAQGARAVGTAGSPLLPRSSSDTASSRSYLGAPEDSAGSDLSLRSSSPEESGDLFLLRKDSKRRATLHHVLTDEAPGIAAALEESQSAEGPRLGSEHIAQLLSCLRSYIQCPSQHRLRHDLLALQTRLRADGLSLRHLHAPLFNFQAAVKQVLRRHHIKPHWMFALDDAISRAVQATFTVLVRDLGTKASWLGGDSTKDTSDEDDPVPPRPASPGSHSRQDSPSSGLGTSSSTQTGAASSLLGPSALVAELHHLRMETGRLLRELAAKEQEWQRLVQRALCSTQEDAPASGWPQGDAGEAAIGAAPGNRGGAGSIAHPPATAEPPQGQADPLLVEWLQQHGADQATADTLLQHGFTLRDLLGCATRDDLFYTGIRRGAAYRLWAAILEHRRTLAQREAE, from the exons ATGGAGGGTCCAGGGAAGCCCCCGGTCGCCGGGAGCTGCTGGCAGGACCCGCTGGCCGTGGCGGGCACGGTGGGCCGGCCAGTgtgcggggcccgggggcggcccggcgggccGCGGGCGCTGAGCGTGGTGTGCGTGCTGGGCCGGGAGCCCGCGGCGTGCCCGGCGCTGCGCAGCCTGCGCGACGCCTGCCGCGACGTGCGGGCCCAGCTGCACACCGTGCCCTTCGGCACCTTGGCGCTGGGCGACACCGGCACCCTGGACCGCTTCTACAACGCAG ACGTGGCCGTGGTGGAGATGAGCGACTCCATCTGCCAGCCGTCGCTCTTCTACCACCTGGGCGTCCGCGAGAGCTCCAGCATGACCAACAACGTGCTGCTGTGCTGCCACGCCGACCTGCCCAGCCTGCAGGGCCTCCAG gAGGACATCTGCCAGAAGAACTCG GACCTCTGCGGCAGCTACACCTTCATCCCCTACGTGGTGACGCCCCAGAACAAGGTTGTCTGCTGCGACGCCAGTGCCATGAAGTGCCTGACGGAGCTTTTCCAGCCCAGCTTCAACACAGAGGGCTTCTTCACCCCGCTGGCGGGCCGCCTCGCCAAGCTGCTGGAGGGCATCCCCACCAACCCCTG cggcTATTTCCGAGAGACGATCCGGCGCGACATCCGCCGGGCCCGGGAGCTGTACCGGGGCGAGCAGCTCAGCCAGGAGCTGGCCCGCATCCAGCAGCGCCTGGACAGCGTGGAGCTGCTCAGCCTGGACATCATCATCAACCTCCTCCTGTCCTACCGCGACGTgcag GATTACGATGCCATCGTCGCGCTGGTGGAGACGCTGCAGGCGCTGCCGACCTGCGACGTGGCCGAGCAGCCCAACGTCCGCTTCCACTACGCCTTCGCCCTGAACCG GCGCAACCGGCCCGGGGACCGGGAGAAGGCCCTGTCCGTGCTGCTGCCGGCCGTGGAGCGCCGGGAGGGGGCTGCGCCCGACCTCTTCTGCCTGTGCGGCCGCATCTACAAGGACATGTTCATCAGCTCGGGCTTCATCGACGCCGAGACGAGGGACCGGGCTTTCTACTG GTACAGCAAAGCCTTCGACGTGGAGCCGAGCCTTCACTCGGGCATCAACTCCGCCGTCCTCCTCATGGCCGCGGGGCACCGCTTCGAAACCTCGGCGCAGCTCTGGCAAATAG GCGTGAAGCTGAACTGCCTGCAGGGCCGCAAgggcagcctggagaagctgaACTACTACTGGGACGTGGGCTTTTGCCTCGGCGCCGGCATCTTGGCCAACGACCTGAGCAAAGTCATCCAGGCTTCGGAGAAGCTCTACAAGCTCAACGCGCCGGGCTG GTACCTGGTGTCGGTCATGGAGACGTTCCTGCTCTACAAACACTTCCAGAGGAGCCCCCGGGTGAAATCCGCCCGGCAGGAGCTGGCTGACTTCTGGCTGGGTTTCCTCCTCGAGGGCTGCCGGCCCGTGGTCCCCGCACGGCGCTGCCCG gtCCTGGTCCTGGCGCTCAGCAAGGTCCTGCAGCCGGCACAGGTGGCCGTGCAGAGCGGCGCGGAGGAGCCGGCGGTGACGCTCAGCCTCGTGTGCCCCTCGGACGAG ACAGCGGTGTCGAGCTGGACCTTCGCGGCCGCCGCCATCCGGGGCATCAG CATCTGCAAGCGCGACGAGCGGGGCTGCTTCCTCTACGTGATGCACCCGGCGGAGGATTTCCAGCTTTACTTCCCGTCCCAGCAGCACTGCCGCTG GTTCTGCGACCTGGTCCAGTCCTTCCTCGCCGagcaggcggcgggcggcgaggaggTGCCCAGTCCCACGCAGCCCGTCCTGGAG TACAGCTACGAGTACTCGGAGACGGGCGAGCGGGTGGTGCTGGGCCGGGGGACGTACGGGGTCGTCTACGCCGGGCGCTGTCTCAGCAACCAAGTGCGCATCGCCATCAAGGAGATCCCGGAGCGTGACAGCCG GTACTCGCAGCCCTTGCACGAGGAGATTGCCTTGCACAAGCACCTGCGGCACAGGAACATCGTGCAATACCTGGGCTCCATCAGCCAGGGCGGCTTCATCAAGATCTTCATGGAGGAGGTGCCGGGAG GGAGCCTCTCGTCCCTGCTGCGCTCCAAGTGGGGCCCCCTGAAGGACAACGAACCCACCATCGTCTTCTACACCCGCCAGATCCTCGACGGGCTGAGCTACCTCCACGATAACCACATCGTGCACCGAGACATCAAG GGAGACAACGTCCTCATCAACACGTACAGCGGAGTGCTGAAGATCTCCGACTTTGGCACCTCCAAGCGGTTGGCGGGCATCAGCCCCAGCGCCGAGACCTTCGCGG GCACCCTGCAGTACATGGCCCCGGAAATCATCGACCAAGGGCCGTGGGGCTATGGGAAGCCGGCGGATATCTGGTCCCTGGGTTGCACCATCATCGAGATGGCCACGGGCAAGCCCCCTTTCTATGAGCTGGGCAGCCCCCAGGCCGCCATGTTCAAG GTGGGCATGTTTAAGATGCACCCCGAGGTGCCCGAGTCCATGTCGGACAAGGCCAAGACTTTCATCCTCCGCTGCTTCGAGGCCGACCCGGCCAAGCGGGCAACGGCGGCCGCGTTGCTGCAGGAGCCTTTCCTTGCCCCGGCCGGCACCAGGAGGACCAGGAGCCAGGCGGTGGCCACCGCGGGGGACGGCCCGCACGGGGCGGCGG GCGATTCCCCCCACTCTGGGCACCCGGGTGGGGACCCGGAGGACACCGAGGGGACCCAGGGATGTCCCTCGGCCGCGCAGGGCGCCCGGGCGGTGGGCACAGCGGGCAGCCCCCTGCTCCCGCGCAGCTCCAGCGACACAGCCTCCAGCCGCAGCTATTTGGG GGCTCCCGAGGACTCGGCCGGCTCCGACCTCAGCCTGCGCTCGTCCTCCCCCGAGGAGAGCGGGGACCTCTTCCTCCTCCGCAAGGACAGCAAGCGCCGGGCCACGCTGCACCACGTCCTCACCGACGAGGCGCCCGGCATCGCGGCCGCCTTGGAGGAGAGCCAG AGCGCCGAGGGCCCGCGGCTGGGCTCGGAGCACATCGCccagctgctgagctgcctgcGGAGCTACATCCAGTGCCCCAGCCAGCACCGGCTGCGCCACGACCTCCTGGCGCTGCAGACCCGGCTGCGGGCGGACGGGCTGAGCCTCCGGCACCTCCACGCTCCCCTCTTCAACTTCCAGGCAGCG GTGAAACAGGTCCTGCGCCGGCATCACATCAAACCCCACTGGATGTTTGCGCTGGACGATGCCATTAGCCGGGCAGTGCAGGCGACCTTCACCGTGCTCGTGCGAG ACCTGGGAACGAAGGCCAGCTGGCTGGGGGGAGACAGCACCAAGGACACGAGTGACGAGGACGAcccagtgccaccgaggccagccAGTCCCGGGAGCCATTCCCGGCAGGACAGCCCCAGCTCAGGgctgggcaccagctccagcacccagACGGGCGCCGCGTCCTCGCTGCTGGGTCCCTCCGCACTGGTGGCAGAGCTCCACCACCTCCGCATGGAGACAGGCAG gctgctgcgggagctggcCGCGAAGGAGCAGGAGTGGCAGAGGCTGGTGCAGCGGGCGCTTTGCTCCACGCAGGAGGACGCCCCGGCCTCGGGCTGGCCCCAAGGGGACGCGGGGGAGGCTGCCATAGGGGCAGCCCCCGGGAACCGGGGAGGAGCGGGCAGCATTGCTCACCCCCCCGCCACGGCCGAGCCCCCCCAGGGGCAGGCGGACCCCCTGCTCGTCGagtggctgcagcagcacggcGCGGACCAGGCCACCGCGGACACG ctgctgcagcacggCTTCACCCTGCGGGACCTGCTGGGCTGCGCCACCCGCGACGACCTCTTCTACACCGGCATCAG GCGCGGGGCGGCGTACCGCCTGTGGGCAGCCATCCTGGAGCATCGCCGCACCCTCGCCCAGCGGGAAGCGGAGTGA